The sequence AGCTTTAATTTTTCTATCATGATGTGAAGTCTCTTTGCAATGTACATGGTTATGTAATTAAACGCTTCCTTTACCTGGGACCCCCTTGCTTgggagggggaaaaaagaggggggggggtgttttAAGGAATGGGAGAGGGCTGCCTACTCTTGTGTATCCCATTAGCTCAAGTGGCCTCCAATTGACtgaaaggaaagaaataatTGTCCCAACTTTGGATCATTGAAAGTTATTCATATCTATCTACATTAAGAATTACAGTTTGAAAAGGATGATTTTGTATATTGAAGCATATCTGCAGTACTATTTTTAAATTCAGAATTCTTTCTTTTGGAATTATATTACATAGTGTAGCAACCTATGATCAAATACAGGGAAAGTTCTATGAGCTATATGAACTAGATGCTGAAATTGGCCATAAGGAGCTTGATTGGAAAATGACATTAAGTGGCGTGGGGAAATGTCGGCAGGTGACTTCATGTTATTTTCATAAACTTACTTGAGATATTTGCTCATCTATTGAAGAGAGTGATTTTGCATGCAATAACAGCAATACTTTCTGGTCAGGTTGGCATATCTGAAAGTGGGATTGATGATGCTGTTCAAAAGCTTGTTGCTCGGGGGTAAGGAAGTGACTAGACTTATGTATTCCTAATCCTAACCATATTTGTTCACTCTTTGTTTCATTTTGTCTTTAatggcttgtttggaagtttaaaaaaggaggggagtagagtagagggagagagagtaattcaattaccttgtttggaagttttttaaagaaggagggggaggagtttggaggggtttcaaccacctctaaccccttatttttaattcccccaaattggagagatttggagggagagtagagtagataaattattgattagataaatttttcaatttactctttctaaattaataatggaccaatgttgcaagtccattttcaaatagaggtaaatttgtttattttaatcatttcctctcctctccatcctaatttttaaaacatccaaataaggggAAAGGCTAATTATtcccttcccccttactaattttaaaaacatccaagcAAGGTGGAGGGGAAttattcccctctactctccttcccactactctccttccctctactcccctctactctccttcctctctaaacttccaaacaggccataaggAAAAATGAGGACATTCTATGTTTCCATTTCTGATTGACTCCTTTTTGTAGCTAAAATCCTCTGGTACATGGCAGTTAGGTTCAGTATGCAAAAAtgtgtatttaaattttttgagattttaaggaTCATCATATAGCTGAAACAACAATCTTTTACTCATCTGCTACATCTGacaaaattgagagagagagagagagagagagagtttatgAGAAGCACTTGTTCGATCTAGCCATCTGCTGGTAGTTAGGATGAGATTTAGTTTAATGAAGTACTTATTTAAATTTCTGCtatgatattttttatgtgcTATAGTTCACTTGTCTTACAATTTGTTCTTTGTGAAGATATAAAGTTGGCCGAGTGGAGCAGTTGGAGACATCTGATCAAGCAAAAGCCAGAGGTGCAAATTCTGTAAGTTTTTCCATGCTGCATGATGGGCACTTCACATGAATTTATAGTCTTTGTTTTAAAGGGTTGTACTTGACTTGAAATCCATCTTGTGTTTGCGGCTTGTTACAAATGAAATTATTGTTGGGCTCTCTAGTCTTAACAtcaattttctaataaaaattgttagCCACACCTAAAGATtgaattattttgttgaaaatttagACCAAGGTCAATCCAAAGAAAGTGACATGTCCACATTAAAGTTAAGGAActtattgaaggaaaaaaaaaaaggcagaaaattgtcaaaatgaggatttaaataaatgataaaGGTCATACCTAGTGCACAAAGCTCTCACTTTTGCAAGATTTGGGGGAGCTCATGGTAAGCAACTTTAATTTTTCGGAGAGGATAACTCCTGGACTCAAACCCTTGACCTGTCGCTTTGGTGGAAGGCACTTGATATCACACCAAGGCTCAACCTCTATCatttattcaaattattcatATTTTGCAATCTAAAATATCATTCCTAGGGTGGCATGATAAAGGTGGTTGAGTTAATTGGACCTTCAATCATTCCAAAAGATAGAAATGTGTGTTGTGCAACTTATAAAAGTGAGGGTCAAAATTGGGAATTAGATTGAAACTAGTGACAGCTAAATACTAAATGAAGGATCCAATGATGGTGGGGTCAAATCTATCCTGTTTGTGATCCATCTCTAAATTTAAGatataaattttgcaattaataatttattacgtGATTGAAAAGCATATATTTTCCTTTATGCtagaaaaaaattcttggaaaTTTCAATTACTAAATGACAAGAAATATTTCATTTGAAAGAAttgtttgtttaaaattaattttttgtcctAGAAAGTGGTGACATTGGCCATTTTCCAGTTTTTCGTCTTTGGTATAGTTACTCAGAAgcttcaagaaaatcaaataaatagaGATAAAGTTGCACTAGGCAGGGGTTGTACTAATATTGCAGGTGTTTTACTTGTACTATAAGTTCTATCACCTATTTACCTTGTTATTTGAAAGTGATGAAATTTCACTTTTCTATTTAAACTTGTATGTCCTTCGTCTTCTTTTGcatctttttttctcttattgtGTGCTTGGATTGACTTCAAACATTGGTTTTCAGGTAATTCAAAGAAAATTGGTTCAGGTGGTTACGCCATCAACCGCAACTGATGGTAATATTGGGCCTGATGCTGTTCATCTTCTTGCAATAAAAGAGGTATGCTTGCTACTAGTCAGTTATATTCCTATATGTACAAACAGAATGTCAATCTTAGTTTGTGTACTGAATTCCAATTTTCCTGTTTACATGAAGGGAAAAGCTTGTCATTTATCTTTCAATGCACATTCCTGAAATCGCATTAGATGCGAGCTCATTGTGTGATCTTATCAGTAAAGACAGTCAACAATAGGAAAAAGATTCTatcttgagattttttttatcttcataTCTATGTTTCTGAAAAATGCATGATTCAAAGCTTTATAGTATATCATGAAAGTCCTGAATTATTACTGATGTTATAAGAAAGCATCCAACCTGGCTTCTATCttgttgaaatttattttttattttttttggtggggggtcTTTATGGGCGCCTTGAAGAAAGAggcaattattattattattattatttcaccTCTTTTAATCGTATGTAATGCAGCAGTTGACTTTATAGCATGCTCCTGTACCTTTTCCTCTTAAAGTTGGCACTACTTGAATTAGTAATGGTTTTATGAGTTTATCTTGTTGCTGCTATCTACTAGAAAATTTGTTCCAATATATTAACGCTAtgttttgttaaattttctCTTTAGGAAAATTCTGGCCTGGATAATGGTTCAATTGTTTATGGCTTTGCTTTTGTTGATTGTGCTGCTTTAAGAATTTGGGTTGGTTCCATCAATGATGACGTGTCCTCTGCTGCTCTGGGGGCTTTACTAATGCAAGTATGGTTAACATACTGTTTCCTTTGTTTAATCTTTTTTCAAGCAAAGTCTATCAAAtatgaatattaaaatttagtgcTTTTATTGGGATTTGATTTTAGGTGTCACCCAAAGAAGTTATATATGAGAGTAGAGGTGAGCATTCTTCCCCCCACCCTGATGTTTGTGATTTGACCAGGGTTCCATTTCTGAAGTTTACATGAAAATAACTGCATAGTTGAAACTTAAATATTCAACTCCTGTAGGGCTGTCCAAAGAAGCTCAGAAAGCACTCAGAAAGTACTCATTAACAGGTCAGAATGTTGTTAAACTTTTCTGAATGCCAGACTACATATGAGTGGAGTATAACATTTAAGTGTTCCATGTAAACACACTAACATACATGCtttacaaattttgtttttccatgtgttagaataatgattaaattttccatcctctatctgtttaagcttttgggattAATGGCAATTTATCATAGTATTAGAGCATGTGATCTTGATCCTAAGTTTGAATCTTATTTCCATGTGTTGGGATTAGtggcaattttttaatttgaaaaaattaaaaatcccaTGTGTTGGGATCCACTTATTAAGGGGAAATGGGCCCACATGTGTGGGAAAGTGTTAAAATagtgattaaatgattaaaatggGTAACACACGAGctctactttttaaaattaagccACATAAGCCACAAATTGAAGCTGTACCAAATGAAAAATAGTTAGGAAGAGTAATTCTGCAGCCACTTTTCTGCAATATAATTGACATTGATTTCAACTTTGGTGAATATGAGACGGTTagatatattttcttttttgaattatgTTGTGATTTGAGAAAAAAGGTTGAGCTTTGACTTCAGCGTTATAGATGCTCTTTTTATTGTTCTCTGAATCCTGGAGAATAGTATGAGTTCTGTAGATGTGATTTCTACATTCATGTGTGTGACTTAAGTGGAATGAGAGCACAGGTTTCAAACCAGTGTTTTCTTTCGGCTGGTTTGGGTTTGGGAACTTTATATTTGAGAAGTTAATACTGAATTTTGGTACCGAGATGCATATTTATATGCTAATAAATCAATTATCTGCATACtgctttaccaaaaaaaaataaaaaatgctgcATGATAATCAGTTTAGAATCCCACAATAAGTAGGATTGAATTATCAGGTTTGTTCATTGTAGGTCCAGCAACTGCACAAACAAGTCCAGTTCAGCCTATTACAGACTTCCTGGATGCTTCTGAAGTTAGAAATTTAATTCACTTGAAGGGATATTTCAAAGGATCTTCTAATTTGTGGGAAAATTTACTTGAAGGCGTAATGCACCATGATATTGCCTTATGTGCTCTTGGTGGACTCATTAGTCATCTGTCCAGGTTGATGGTAAGCTTGCTAGTATCCTTTTTGTAAAGTTAAGAATATGAAAAAAGTAAATGGGAGCGTCTATATGTGTTGTTTATAATGATTGTCCTGTGTCAATTACAGTTAGATGATGTTTTACGGAATGGAGATGTATTACCTTACCAAGTTTATAGGGGTTGCCTCAGAATTGATGGACAGACACTGGTTAATCTGGAGATTTTCAACAATAATGCTGATGGTGGTCCATCAGGCAAGTTCCTGCATCTCTTTCACTTCAAGCAAACTACTCTGGCATATGATGTCCTATATTTTGCATTAATTCTTAGTTATGTAATATCTAAAAGTTTAATACTCCTTGATTTTCAGGTACAATGTACAAATTTCTTGATAACTGTGTAACATCATCTGGTAAGCGGCTTTTAAGGAATTGGATTTGCCATCCACTAAAAGATACTGAAGGCATAAATAATAGGCTTAATGTGGTTGAAGATCTAATGGCAAATTCAGAAGTTATGTTGCTTGTTTCTCAAAATCTGAAAAAACTTCCAGACTTAGAAAGGCTGCTTGGACGGGTTAAGGCTAGTGTTCAGTCATCAGCTTCACTCGTACTGCCCTTGTTAGgcaaaaaatttttgaaacagCGAGTAAGTATTCTCTACCTTTTCCTTAAAATGGTAAatacatttcctttttttttttaattgaatattatGCTTCAATAATTTAGGTGAAAATATATAATGTTTTGTGGTACAGGTTAAAGTATTTGGATCACTTGTGAAAGGCCTTCGTATTGGATTGGATTTGTTAATGCTTTTACAGAATGAAGGGCATATAATTTCATCTTTGTCAAAAGTTTTTAAGCTTCCAATGCTAAGTGGTAGTAATGGGCTGGATCAGTTCCTTGCCCAATTTGAAGCAGCTGTAGATAGTGACTTCCCAAAGTACCAGGTAATGTTTCTTTATGCTTGTACATTTTTCTATAGACGTTGTAAGCtgaaattccttcttctttttattttttatttatttattttatttcaatttttaatagtaaaagaTTCCTGTgacaaatttgaaaatgttgCTGCAGCTGGCAATGGTTTATTTctgtttgaatttttgaaaatttgtatgatttgaaaagttctttttcattttatcttttCAAAAAGGTTAGAAGTGTGTAATCAGCAATGCTGAATGAAATTCTGTCTCTTGTAGATCTTAGTAGGAGCCTTAGCAGTTGTATGTCAGTGGATATCGTGCATGATACACATTGTTTGAAGTCTTATTAGCAACATATTGCTTGCTCCCACCTTCAACTTGTTAATATTATCTAGGAATTATTTTCTGTTTGGATGTACTTGGAcctaaatataatatattttttgagtaaattaTTGCATACATAGCCTTTCTTTCTACCATATAGACCTATTAGTTCAAAACAGCTTTTCCATTCTTATGAATGAGCTTGTTTGGTGATAGTTTTACCAGGCAATGCATTAAATCAATATTTTGTAGTTGCTAAAGTTTTAGCATCTTCACTATTGTATGCTCTCAAAATTTCTTATCCTTGAGTAATAATTTAAGTTTCCAGTGTTGTGGCTAACACTCAAGTGATATTATCTTGTTGCCAGAATCATGATGTAACAGATTCGGATGCTGAAACACTCTCTATTCTGGTTGAGTTATTTATTGAAAAAGCTACTGAATGGTTTGAAGTCATTTATGCCATCAATTGTATCGATGTACTAAGATCTTTTGCAGTCACTGCTAGTTTTTCATGTGGGCCTATGTCCAGACCTGTTATTTTGCCTCAATCTGAAAACATAACTACGGGCCAAGAGACCAGAGGACCAACACTTAAAGTTAAAGGGCTATGGCATCCATTTGCCCTTGCAGAGAATGGGGGAGTTCCTGTCCCAAATGACATAATCCTTGGTGAGGATACAGATGACTATCATGCCCGAACTTTGCTACTGACTGGACCAAATATGGGTGGGAAATCAACCCTCCTGCGTGCGACATGTCTAGCTGTCATACTGGCacaggtttttctttttctccctatGGGTGATTTTGTTGTTTATCACCTAGGTTCTTGGTCCTAGTGGAGGAAATAATctcatatattttaaaattctaggGCGTTCTacctataaattaaaaaaaaaagaaaaaaaaggatgttCTGTTTTGGGGTCAACTcatgtatatattttaatctATGTTGACTTGCAGCTGGGTTGTTATGTACCTTGCGAGATGTGTGCTCTCTCACTTGTGGATATCATCTTCACTAGGCTTGGAGCTACTGATCGAATCATGACTGGAGAGAGTAAGTGCGCCTTagccaaagaaaaaattttaattgttatggATTGATTCAATCTTTGTGATCTGAAGTTTTCTGTGCAAGAGTTTGACATGCTGGACCATTTAACTGTTGGACTCTTGTCATTAATTATTATGCTATGAATGGGAGTGGGTATGTGGGTTTTGATAGTAAGGTAGTCATAGTGCTGGGTGTTTGCAGTTGATTTGTAAATACCTTTGGTGGTTGGACCTGGTGGTGTTATTTAGGTGGTTTTTATTAGGTTCAAttgcaaagcaaaaaaaaaaaaaaacaaacaaacaaacaagaactGCTGGAAGGCTTAATGAAGTAATGCAAGTTACTTTTTGTTTAAAAGTTTTGTAGTTTTGACCATCaaaccgttttttttttttttttggggggggggggggggttgttggGGGTGGTGtcaaaaagaaaggaattcaAAACTAACAGAAGTAGAACAATAAATTAGTTATCCCTGCCCAAAGCAACTCTAACCACTTGGGGGAAATTCCTCTCTCAGAGCCCATTTAGCAAGACAGTCAGCAACAACATTAAAATCTCACCTAATATCTCTGACTATTTGATAATCTTCCCTGCATGGCTTTTGTTCGGCATGGTAACAGCTTCAATAACATTCAAAGGGACACAACTTGTCTGATAGCCAAGGCTTTGGCTACTGCAGGAGAGAGAGCATCAAAACTTTCACTCAATAATGCTTCACAGCTGCTCACTTTTATTTGATTGTACAAATATTTGTGGTGATAAAATACTTCATACTATAAGACTGAACAATCAATTGCTGGACTTCAGTAAAGCGGcttccatgcatatgcatgggctATCATTTTGAGGGTCTTAAAATAATATCAAGCAAACCGCATCCTTCTAATATATTGGACTTTAAATCCAAATCTTGTGTTTTGTAGAATTAATGCAACATAGATTGAAACTCATTCTCACAGACATGGATAAGTGTTTGTATGTGTGAGGACCTTTTGAATTGCAAAGTGATTTTGGAAACAATGTCAATCTTTTGTAGGTACATTTTTTATTGAGTGCACAGAAACAGCATCAGTTCTTCAAAATGCGACTCAAGATTCATTGGTTATTCTTGATGAACTGGGTAGAGGAACAAGCACTTTTGATGGATATGCCATTGCTTATGCGGTGAGATTTTGCTCTTTAATGACTGGTCTTTTGCCccctttctttgttttctcatCTTATCCTCAGAAATTAGTATACAAATTTCTAACTTTCAATTAGAATATCTTTAAACATCTTTGGTTCTATTGAAACTATTTGGCTTTTCTAAGTAGTCAATTTGAGAGAGGCTTGTAATATGTTTAAAAATGATGTATACATATAACAAGTTACAAACTTATAAATATATGCATGTATTGTATGCTCAAGCATAGTTTGACTATAGGCTTCCTACTCCAAATGGACCTAAGCAATTAAATCAGggtaaacatatataaaatgttccgctacttatttattttaaatcagGGGTGGCAACAACTGAAAGAAAGCAAATGTAAGatataatgaaattatttttacacatcaaaacaacaaagaaatgaaattatttttacagTCACAGGCACACATACACATATCATGCAAGGGGATGGTAGCTTCGAGGGCTGCATGTTATTAGCTTAAACCAAGTATGATATGAAATTCCTGTCCTATTATTCTATATAGCCACTAATGCCTCTTGTAGACTACTAATAGTTCTAAGGCGATTGTATACTCCTGTGTTATTAACCATTTGATTTATAAGTGTTCTATGTGCCATAGTTGACTATGTTTTACTTTTGATGTGTGTTCATTTCAATGGAATTAACCTTTAATACTTGTCCAGGTATTCCGCCATTTGATCGAAAAAGTTAATTGTCGACTACTATTTGCTACACACTACCACCCACTTACAAAGGAATTTGCTTCTCATCCGCATGTTACCCTGCAACATATGGCCTGTGCTTTTAAGTCAAAATCTGAATGCTATTCTAGAAGTGAGCAGGAGCTTGTTTTTCTATACCGGCTTACATCTGGAGCCTGCCCAGAGAGCTATGGGTTGCAAGTGGCAATGATGGCTGGAATCCCAGAAAGGGTGGTTGAAGTTGCATCAAAGGCTGGACTAGTGATGAAAAATTCTCTTGGAGACAGTTTTAGAACAAGTGAACAGAGATCAAAGTTCTCAACTCTCCATGAAGAGTGGTTGAAGATGCTAATAGCAGTCTCTGATACTGGAGATAGTAATTTTGATGACACTTTCGATACGTTGTTTTGCTTGTGGCATGAGCTAAAAAGCTCGTATGGATCGGGTaactaaaaagaaaagcatGGG is a genomic window of Quercus lobata isolate SW786 chromosome 2, ValleyOak3.0 Primary Assembly, whole genome shotgun sequence containing:
- the LOC115976959 gene encoding DNA mismatch repair protein MSH7 isoform X2, producing the protein MQRQKSILSFFQKPSPESNGSGVGNELGKQRVPAKQEKQNGVALNQAANDTVMDSSLEIRGTDTPPEKVPRQIFPAMSTGSEDGRGSSLFSSIMHKFVKVDDRKKATESNHSHGEQHPQKGNIVNSNGAVDQGCVLHIESDDDIPRPETPGMQPLVPRLKRSQEDSPKFDSSKRLKLLQDTTVLNKNHTEVTDTISKFEWLDPARIRDANGRRPGDPLYDRKTLYIPPDALKKMSASQKQYWSVKSQYMDIALFFKVGKFYELYELDAEIGHKELDWKMTLSGVGKCRQVGISESGIDDAVQKLVARGYKVGRVEQLETSDQAKARGANSVIQRKLVQVVTPSTATDGNIGPDAVHLLAIKEENSGLDNGSIVYGFAFVDCAALRIWVGSINDDVSSAALGALLMQVSPKEVIYESRGLSKEAQKALRKYSLTGPATAQTSPVQPITDFLDASEVRNLIHLKGYFKGSSNLWENLLEGVMHHDIALCALGGLISHLSRLMLDDVLRNGDVLPYQVYRGCLRIDGQTLVNLEIFNNNADGGPSGTMYKFLDNCVTSSGKRLLRNWICHPLKDTEGINNRLNVVEDLMANSEVMLLVSQNLKKLPDLERLLGRVKASVQSSASLVLPLLGKKFLKQRVKVFGSLVKGLRIGLDLLMLLQNEGHIISSLSKVFKLPMLSGSNGLDQFLAQFEAAVDSDFPKYQNHDVTDSDAETLSILVELFIEKATEWFEVIYAINCIDVLRSFAVTASFSCGPMSRPVILPQSENITTGQETRGPTLKVKGLWHPFALAENGGVPVPNDIILGEDTDDYHARTLLLTGPNMGGKSTLLRATCLAVILAQLGCYVPCEMCALSLVDIIFTRLGATDRIMTGESTFFIECTETASVLQNATQDSLVILDELGRGTSTFDGYAIAYAVFRHLIEKVNCRLLFATHYHPLTKEFASHPHVTLQHMACAFKSKSECYSRSEQELVFLYRLTSGACPESYGLQVAMMAGIPERVVEVASKAGLVMKNSLGDSFRTSEQRSKFSTLHEEWLKMLIAVSDTGDSNFDDTFDTLFCLWHELKSSYGSGN
- the LOC115976959 gene encoding DNA mismatch repair protein MSH7 isoform X3; its protein translation is MQRQKSILSFFQKPSPESNGSGVGNELGKQRVPAKQEKQNGVALNQAANDTVMDSSLEIRGTDTPPEKVPRQIFPAMSTGSEDGRGSSLFSSIMHKFVKVDDRKKATESNHSHGEQHPQKGNIVNSNGAVDQGCVLHIESDDDIPRPETPGMQPLVPRLKRSQEDSPKFDSSKRLKLLQDTTVLNKNHTEVTDTISKFEWLDPARIRDANGRRPGDPLYDRKTLYIPPDALKKMSASQKQYWSVKSQYMDIALFFKVGKFYELYELDAEIGHKELDWKMTLSGVGKCRQVGISESGIDDAVQKLVARGYKVGRVEQLETSDQAKARGANSVIQRKLVQVVTPSTATDGNIGPDAVHLLAIKEENSGLDNGSIVYGFAFVDCAALRIWVGSINDDVSSAALGALLMQVSPKEVIYESRGLSKEAQKALRKYSLTATAQTSPVQPITDFLDASEVRNLIHLKGYFKGSSNLWENLLEGVMHHDIALCALGGLISHLSRLMLDDVLRNGDVLPYQVYRGCLRIDGQTLVNLEIFNNNADGGPSGTMYKFLDNCVTSSGKRLLRNWICHPLKDTEGINNRLNVVEDLMANSEVMLLVSQNLKKLPDLERLLGRVKASVQSSASLVLPLLGKKFLKQRVKVFGSLVKGLRIGLDLLMLLQNEGHIISSLSKVFKLPMLSGSNGLDQFLAQFEAAVDSDFPKYQNHDVTDSDAETLSILVELFIEKATEWFEVIYAINCIDVLRSFAVTASFSCGPMSRPVILPQSENITTGQETRGPTLKVKGLWHPFALAENGGVPVPNDIILGEDTDDYHARTLLLTGPNMGGKSTLLRATCLAVILAQLGCYVPCEMCALSLVDIIFTRLGATDRIMTGESTFFIECTETASVLQNATQDSLVILDELGRGTSTFDGYAIAYAVFRHLIEKVNCRLLFATHYHPLTKEFASHPHVTLQHMACAFKSKSECYSRSEQELVFLYRLTSGACPESYGLQVAMMAGIPERVVEVASKAGLVMKNSLGDSFRTSEQRSKFSTLHEEWLKMLIAVSDTGDSNFDDTFDTLFCLWHELKSSYGSGN
- the LOC115976959 gene encoding DNA mismatch repair protein MSH7 isoform X1 produces the protein MQRQKSILSFFQKPSPESNGSGVGNELGKQRVPAKQEKQNGVALNQAANDTVMDSSLEIRGTDTPPEKVPRQIFPAMSTGSEDGRGSSLFSSIMHKFVKVDDRKKATESNHSHGEQHPQKGNIVNSNGAVDQGCVLHIESDDDIPRPETPGMQPLVPRLKRSQEDSPKFDSSKRLKLLQDTTVLNKNHTEVTDTISKFEWLDPARIRDANGRRPGDPLYDRKTLYIPPDALKKMSASQKQYWSVKSQYMDIALFFKVGKFYELYELDAEIGHKELDWKMTLSGVGKCRQVGISESGIDDAVQKLVARGYKVGRVEQLETSDQAKARGANSVIQRKLVQVVTPSTATDGNIGPDAVHLLAIKEENSGLDNGSIVYGFAFVDCAALRIWVGSINDDVSSAALGALLMQVSPKEVIYESRGLSKEAQKALRKYSLTGLFIVGPATAQTSPVQPITDFLDASEVRNLIHLKGYFKGSSNLWENLLEGVMHHDIALCALGGLISHLSRLMLDDVLRNGDVLPYQVYRGCLRIDGQTLVNLEIFNNNADGGPSGTMYKFLDNCVTSSGKRLLRNWICHPLKDTEGINNRLNVVEDLMANSEVMLLVSQNLKKLPDLERLLGRVKASVQSSASLVLPLLGKKFLKQRVKVFGSLVKGLRIGLDLLMLLQNEGHIISSLSKVFKLPMLSGSNGLDQFLAQFEAAVDSDFPKYQNHDVTDSDAETLSILVELFIEKATEWFEVIYAINCIDVLRSFAVTASFSCGPMSRPVILPQSENITTGQETRGPTLKVKGLWHPFALAENGGVPVPNDIILGEDTDDYHARTLLLTGPNMGGKSTLLRATCLAVILAQLGCYVPCEMCALSLVDIIFTRLGATDRIMTGESTFFIECTETASVLQNATQDSLVILDELGRGTSTFDGYAIAYAVFRHLIEKVNCRLLFATHYHPLTKEFASHPHVTLQHMACAFKSKSECYSRSEQELVFLYRLTSGACPESYGLQVAMMAGIPERVVEVASKAGLVMKNSLGDSFRTSEQRSKFSTLHEEWLKMLIAVSDTGDSNFDDTFDTLFCLWHELKSSYGSGN